Proteins encoded by one window of Enterobacter pseudoroggenkampii:
- a CDS encoding SrfA family protein: MAKTLLRSGNLDDFQAVGGGGQAVFESALQIREALRLRKQQAIVDCLAIPQVNDSGDRVDWYSPVEGSVTSWKAADEDDRYRALRYLENTLASVESLSKKCLQSPKTAQQLFGSLLSKAFQFPGENFLFLVDGKPVISFWGFVNLNESARDDVLDCLRESLVPEPAPVVIEDPEPEPEPEPLVTFEQADEPLIAPSMVVRITPEDLYEPEPAPVVAQAVQETPPAIVAKKRRVPLWTLPVAAVIVAAIAAPLLWPKQSPSAEPAPAPAPEPVEIAPKPIKAVEPLAMKLPLHQAEVVASKEKEAVPAPAQTAAPVVIVAIPKDAMVMEANQVKAGSTRFLNGTWRAVLDVKDPVTGKPPSMRYQIQNNKGFARVVHGDNVVCRAEVFSGLHSNGELMIKSRGTARCTDGSRYPMPEVACKAGTSDIADCRARYDANTVVPLTFKKAGA; the protein is encoded by the coding sequence GTGGCAAAAACTCTTTTACGCAGCGGTAATCTGGATGACTTTCAGGCCGTTGGCGGCGGCGGACAAGCCGTTTTCGAATCAGCGCTACAAATCCGGGAAGCGCTCCGGTTGCGCAAACAACAGGCCATCGTCGACTGTCTGGCAATTCCTCAGGTCAACGACAGCGGTGACCGCGTGGACTGGTATTCCCCTGTCGAAGGGAGCGTAACCAGCTGGAAAGCGGCCGATGAAGATGACCGTTATCGCGCCCTGCGCTATCTGGAAAACACGCTCGCCAGCGTCGAGTCGTTGAGCAAGAAATGCCTGCAGTCGCCCAAAACCGCGCAGCAGCTTTTTGGTTCTCTGCTGTCGAAGGCGTTTCAGTTCCCGGGTGAAAACTTCCTCTTCCTGGTAGACGGGAAGCCGGTCATCAGCTTCTGGGGGTTTGTAAACCTGAACGAGAGTGCGCGCGACGATGTCCTCGACTGCCTGCGTGAATCGCTGGTCCCTGAGCCTGCTCCCGTTGTCATTGAAGATCCTGAACCGGAACCTGAGCCAGAACCGCTGGTGACCTTTGAACAGGCTGACGAGCCGCTGATCGCCCCTTCCATGGTGGTGCGCATTACTCCGGAAGATCTGTATGAGCCTGAACCGGCCCCGGTCGTGGCGCAAGCCGTTCAGGAAACGCCCCCGGCGATTGTCGCGAAAAAGCGCCGCGTCCCCCTGTGGACGCTGCCGGTTGCCGCCGTGATCGTCGCCGCCATTGCCGCTCCACTGCTGTGGCCAAAACAGTCGCCTTCCGCTGAGCCCGCTCCAGCGCCTGCACCAGAGCCCGTCGAGATTGCGCCAAAACCGATCAAAGCGGTTGAGCCACTGGCGATGAAATTACCGCTGCATCAGGCAGAGGTCGTGGCCAGCAAAGAAAAAGAAGCAGTTCCGGCGCCTGCACAAACAGCCGCTCCGGTGGTGATTGTCGCCATCCCGAAAGATGCCATGGTGATGGAAGCGAATCAGGTAAAAGCGGGATCGACGCGTTTCCTGAACGGCACCTGGCGTGCGGTTCTTGACGTGAAAGATCCGGTCACCGGCAAGCCGCCATCAATGCGCTATCAGATCCAGAACAACAAAGGTTTCGCCCGGGTTGTCCATGGCGATAACGTGGTCTGCCGTGCGGAGGTCTTTTCCGGGCTGCACAGCAATGGCGAGCTGATGATTAAAAGTCGCGGAACCGCCCGCTGCACCGACGGTTCCCGCTACCCAATGCCGGAGGTTGCCTGTAAAGCCGGCACCAGCGATATCGCGGATTGTCGCGCCCGTTATGATGCCAACACCGTCGTCCCACTGACGTTCAAGAAAGCAGGTGCCTGA